The following coding sequences are from one Natrarchaeobaculum sulfurireducens window:
- a CDS encoding CBS domain-containing protein — MELPTPADLRQRRTELGLTQSELAEKADVSQPLIARIEGGDVDPRLSTLRRIVNALEKAESDVVRADDLMNEAVVSVAPDEPVSAAAQKMEAEAYSQLAVIQDGIPVGSISQGDLVHLDSEDRDEPIEEHMSESFPTVSKDATLDEISNLLEHYKAVMITEAGETVGIITEADVAARLS; from the coding sequence ATGGAACTGCCGACGCCCGCGGACCTGCGACAGCGCCGTACCGAACTCGGGTTGACCCAGAGCGAACTGGCCGAGAAAGCAGACGTCTCCCAGCCGTTGATCGCCAGAATCGAAGGCGGCGACGTCGATCCCCGACTCTCGACGTTGCGCCGGATCGTCAACGCCCTGGAGAAAGCCGAAAGCGACGTCGTCCGAGCCGACGACCTGATGAACGAGGCCGTCGTCAGCGTCGCCCCCGACGAACCGGTTAGTGCAGCCGCCCAGAAGATGGAAGCGGAAGCCTACTCGCAACTGGCAGTGATTCAAGACGGTATCCCGGTCGGATCGATCAGCCAGGGTGACCTCGTCCATCTCGACTCCGAGGACCGCGACGAACCGATCGAAGAGCACATGAGCGAGAGCTTCCCGACCGTCTCGAAAGACGCGACGCTCGACGAGATCAGTAACTTACTCGAACACTACAAGGCCGTGATGATCACCGAGGCCGGCGAGACGGTCGGCATCATCACCGAAGCCGACGTCGCCGCGCGACTCTCCTGA
- the psmB gene encoding archaeal proteasome endopeptidase complex subunit beta, whose product MRTPHHNSDFSRTVDQLADDPNPYEPEIGTLPRSDLSAADMDTVNKTGTTTIGITTADGVVIATDMRASLGGRFVSNKNVQKVEQIHPTGALTMVGSVGGAQSFISSLRAEVNLYETRRGEDMSIDALATLAGNFARGGPFFAIHPILGGVDDEGSHVYSIDPAGGVMKDDYTVTGSGMQLAYGHLEQSYEEGLSNDEAMTIAARGIKSAAERDTGSGNGVFLCEITDEGVDIHGHNDFEEVI is encoded by the coding sequence ATGCGTACACCGCATCACAACTCGGACTTCTCTCGAACGGTCGATCAGTTGGCCGACGATCCGAACCCGTACGAACCGGAAATCGGAACGTTGCCACGGAGCGACCTCTCAGCGGCAGACATGGACACCGTCAACAAGACGGGGACGACGACGATCGGCATCACGACGGCCGACGGCGTCGTCATCGCGACGGACATGCGCGCCAGTCTCGGCGGCCGATTCGTCTCGAACAAAAACGTCCAGAAGGTCGAACAGATCCACCCGACTGGCGCGCTCACGATGGTCGGCAGCGTCGGTGGGGCCCAGTCGTTCATCTCGAGCCTTCGCGCAGAGGTCAACCTCTACGAGACTCGACGTGGCGAGGACATGTCGATCGACGCGCTCGCAACGCTTGCGGGTAACTTCGCCCGTGGTGGCCCGTTCTTCGCCATCCATCCCATCCTCGGCGGCGTCGACGACGAGGGCAGCCACGTCTACAGCATCGACCCCGCCGGCGGCGTCATGAAAGACGACTATACCGTCACCGGCAGCGGGATGCAACTCGCCTACGGTCACCTGGAGCAGTCGTACGAGGAGGGCCTCTCGAACGACGAGGCGATGACTATCGCCGCCCGCGGCATCAAATCCGCCGCTGAACGCGACACCGGCTCCGGCAACGGTGTCTTCCTCTGTGAAATCACCGACGAGGGCGTCGACATCCACGGCCACAACGACTTCGAAGAAGTCATCTAA
- a CDS encoding DUF555 domain-containing protein, with protein MGNYLVAMEAAWLVRDVDKIDDAIGVAVSEAGKRLNNQNMDYVEVEVGATGCPACGEPFDSAFIAADTALVGLALEMDVFNADSEEHASRIAKSEVGGALRDVPLSVVEIFERPEE; from the coding sequence ATGGGCAATTATCTCGTCGCGATGGAAGCCGCGTGGCTCGTTCGTGACGTCGACAAGATCGACGACGCGATCGGCGTCGCGGTCAGCGAGGCCGGCAAGCGACTGAACAACCAGAACATGGACTACGTCGAGGTCGAAGTAGGTGCGACCGGTTGTCCGGCCTGTGGCGAACCGTTCGACTCCGCGTTCATCGCAGCCGATACCGCACTCGTCGGGCTCGCCCTCGAGATGGATGTCTTCAACGCCGACAGCGAAGAACACGCCTCCCGGATCGCAAAGAGCGAGGTCGGCGGCGCGCTGCGTGACGTTCCGCTGTCGGTCGTCGAGATCTTCGAACGACCCGAGGAGTAA
- a CDS encoding transcription initiation factor IIB, protein MPSTKYEHRRRTNASEREPDSGATGRQTTCLECDGRLRTGDDQVYCEECGLVVDEEQIDRGPEWRAFDAEERNAKSRVGAPTTTMLHDRGLSTRIDWRDTDGYGGALSNERRQQFRRLRLWDERFRTKDATDRNLQHALGEIDRMGSALGVPESACETASVIYRRALEEDLLPGRSIEGMSTAALYAAMRQAGIPRSVDELATVSRIDYLEATRSYRYLVRELELPVAPPDPLEYVPRYASRLEVSNETERRARELLETGIEAGVHSGKHPVGLAAAALYAASRLTNEDLTQGVVSATTDVSEVTIRNRYQELLELELVG, encoded by the coding sequence ATGCCGAGCACGAAATACGAACACCGACGGCGGACGAACGCGAGTGAGCGAGAACCCGATTCCGGGGCGACCGGCCGACAGACGACCTGTCTCGAGTGTGACGGTCGGTTACGGACCGGGGACGATCAGGTGTACTGTGAGGAGTGCGGTCTCGTCGTAGACGAGGAGCAAATCGACCGTGGTCCCGAGTGGCGGGCGTTCGACGCTGAAGAACGAAACGCGAAGTCACGTGTTGGAGCGCCAACGACGACGATGCTTCACGACCGGGGGCTCTCGACCAGAATCGACTGGCGAGACACGGACGGCTACGGCGGGGCACTCTCGAACGAGCGCCGCCAACAGTTCAGGCGACTACGCCTGTGGGACGAGCGGTTCCGAACCAAAGACGCGACCGACCGTAACCTGCAACACGCCTTAGGCGAGATCGACCGAATGGGGTCCGCCCTCGGCGTCCCGGAGTCGGCCTGCGAGACGGCGAGTGTCATCTACCGACGCGCCCTCGAGGAAGACCTCCTGCCTGGACGATCGATCGAAGGCATGTCGACGGCGGCGCTGTACGCGGCGATGCGCCAGGCCGGCATCCCGAGATCCGTCGACGAACTCGCGACCGTCAGTCGGATCGACTACCTCGAGGCGACGCGATCCTACCGCTATCTCGTCAGAGAACTCGAGTTGCCGGTAGCGCCGCCGGACCCACTGGAGTACGTTCCGCGGTATGCCTCCCGGCTCGAGGTCTCGAACGAGACGGAACGGCGTGCCCGCGAGCTCCTCGAGACGGGGATCGAGGCGGGAGTTCACAGTGGGAAACACCCGGTCGGTCTCGCGGCGGCGGCGCTCTATGCTGCGAGTCGACTCACCAACGAGGATCTCACGCAGGGCGTGGTTTCGGCGACGACGGACGTCAGCGAGGTGACGATCAGAAACCGCTATCAGGAGTTGCTCGAACTCGAGCTGGTCGGATAG
- a CDS encoding Gfo/Idh/MocA family protein: MTESDIGVGIGVVGLGGMGHLHARSFHELGASVVAGADLVDTQRRAFADEFGARTYETHKRLITDDAVDAVVVTTPNRFHEPIAVAALEAGHHVLVEKPLAHSLESAERIAAAAAVSEGICMVGFHNRHAASMRLFEEHRRRGRFGDLTHVEANYVRRRGVPGPGSWFTDPDLAGGGALLDIGVHALDLALYALEFPEVVEVSGVARTTFGRQAEYADPEGFGDNWDAETEAYDVDDSVSAFVRTAEGQTVSLEAAWATNREPTNAFRIRGTQAGAQFDIGETNLTILEASTVGCDHYADVDLTGDPALTGYTKQDEQFLEAAMAGRAPETNTLEEALVVQRVIDAIYRSSETGRSVSLAAVEREATARAHQ; this comes from the coding sequence ATGACGGAATCGGACATCGGAGTCGGTATCGGCGTCGTCGGCCTTGGCGGCATGGGGCACCTCCACGCACGGAGCTTTCACGAACTCGGCGCGTCAGTCGTCGCCGGTGCGGATCTCGTCGACACCCAGCGACGAGCGTTCGCCGACGAGTTCGGCGCACGAACGTACGAGACCCACAAAAGACTCATCACTGACGATGCCGTCGACGCCGTCGTCGTCACGACACCAAACCGATTTCACGAACCGATCGCCGTCGCCGCCCTCGAGGCCGGCCACCACGTTCTCGTCGAGAAACCCCTCGCCCACTCACTCGAGAGCGCAGAGCGGATCGCGGCCGCAGCTGCCGTCTCGGAGGGGATCTGTATGGTCGGCTTCCACAATCGTCATGCGGCCTCGATGCGACTCTTCGAGGAACACCGCAGGCGAGGTCGATTCGGCGACCTCACGCACGTCGAAGCGAACTACGTCCGTCGGCGTGGCGTTCCGGGGCCGGGCTCGTGGTTTACCGACCCGGATCTCGCCGGCGGCGGTGCGTTGCTCGATATCGGCGTCCACGCACTCGACCTTGCACTGTATGCGCTCGAATTCCCGGAGGTCGTCGAAGTCTCCGGCGTTGCACGAACGACCTTCGGTAGGCAAGCCGAGTACGCCGACCCCGAGGGCTTCGGCGACAACTGGGACGCCGAAACCGAGGCGTACGACGTCGACGACTCGGTCAGCGCATTCGTCCGAACCGCCGAGGGCCAGACCGTCTCGCTCGAGGCCGCCTGGGCGACCAATCGCGAGCCGACCAATGCGTTTCGGATCCGCGGAACACAGGCAGGTGCCCAATTCGACATCGGCGAGACGAACCTGACGATCCTGGAAGCCAGCACGGTCGGCTGTGATCACTACGCCGACGTCGACCTCACCGGCGACCCGGCACTGACCGGCTATACGAAACAGGACGAGCAGTTCCTCGAGGCCGCAATGGCAGGGAGAGCGCCGGAGACGAATACGCTCGAGGAGGCACTCGTCGTCCAACGCGTGATCGATGCGATTTACCGCTCGAGCGAGACGGGCCGGTCGGTCTCGCTCGCGGCGGTCGAACGAGAAGCGACGGCTCGAGCCCACCAGTAG